Part of the Neisseria leonii genome is shown below.
GAGCAACACCGGCAACTGCTGGACGCGCTCAACTACGGCCATGCCATTGCCGAGGACTTAACCGTCCACCCGCGCCCGTCGCCCGCCCACCAATGGCAGCCCGAAAGCCAAAGCTGGAAACTTGACCCCGCCCGCGCCGCCGTGTTGGCTGCCGAACAATTGGCACAGGCCAAAACCGCCAAGCTGGCCGCGCTTAATGCCGCCGCCCAAGCCTACATTGACCGCGCCGCCGGTATCGACCAACTGCCCGACTTTGAAGTGCGTACATGGACATTACAGGCGTTGGAGGCCAAAGCCTGGGCAGCCGACAACAGCGCGGCCACGCCGACACTGGACACCATTGCCGCCGCCCGCAGCATCCCGCCCGACATCCTCAAACAAAAGGCGTTGGCAAAAGCACTGGCTTACGAGCAGCTCACCGCCACCGTCGTCGGCTTGCGCCAAGCCATCGAAACGCGCATTAAACAGGCCGCCGATATGGCGGAACTGGAAGCCATTGAGTTTGCCTTTGGCACGGGCGGCGATGCGGAGGCGGAAACATGACAACCGTCTATCTGGCCTTGTACAAAGGCCGCAAAAGCGGCGGCGGTATCAAAGTTCAATTGGCACGATTGGCCGATTGGGCGGTACGCCAAGCCACCGGCGGCATCTACAGCCATTGTGAAATCGCCGTTGCCCAAGCCGACGGCCGCTTTGCCTGCTATTCCGCCAGCCTGCGCGACGGCGGCGTGCGTGCCAAAACCATGCCGCTGTCGGAGGACAAATGGGACTTAATCGAGCTGCGTCAAGCCGACTTGCTGCCGCGCATCAATTATTGGTTTTTACAAACCCGAGGCGCGCCCTACGACACCATCGGCGCATTGGGCGTGGTGCTGCCGCTTTCAGGCAGCCTGAAAAAATGGTTTTGCAGCGAATGGTGCGCCCAAGTGCTGGGTTTGCCGCAGCCTGAAACCTATTCGCCCAATACACTTGCTAAACATTTTCAGGCTGCCTGAAAGGAGAAAGATGATGCAACGCAGATTAAAAATGCGCCGCCAAATCGCTTTATTGCTGATTGCCATGCGGATTGCCTATGGCGGCTCGCTGTTGGTGATTTTTTGGGTCAACAGCCACACCGCCGGATCACTGTTGAATTATCTGCACGAGCAGGGCAACGGTGCCGTGCATATCCTGTACACCGCACTGACGATGTCTGCCGCCGCGCTGATAGTGGACGGTTTGCTGGATACCTTATGGCCGTATCTCTCGGCCAAACACACCGAGCAGCGCTGGCGTCATTGCAGATGGTTGTCGGTGTCGTGGCTTTACCGCTTGCGCCGATTGCTCACCCGTGCCTGCGGCATGGCCAACCGCCACCGCCATTGGTTTTATCTGCCGCCGGCGTTTGCGGCGCTATTTGTCGTGCCATCTGCCGTCTATTTGGGCGCACAAAATATCACGGCAGTGCAATGGCTTTGGCTGTGGCTGTTTGCCTGCGGCATCGGGGCGGCGTTGGTGGAGGGGGCAATCAACAATGAAAGAGTCCGTTATGCGCAATAAACACACAATTACAGCCGTATTGCTGTATCTGCTGCTGGCGCCGCCGGCGTTGGCGGCAGTTAAAGACTCTTTTCACGGCGCGCTCAACAGCATGATCGCCTGGGATTTGATGTACAACATGATCGGCGGCGCGGGCGGCGGCATGGTGCAGGTGGCCCGCAACTGGCACAGCGAGCGCAAATACAGCAACAACATCGCCGTCGAACTGTTTTTAAGCCTGTTTGTCTCGGCTTTTGCCGGCCTGTTGACCTATCTGTTTTTTGCGGGCACGGAATTTATCACCATCAACAGCATCATGATGCTGTTTTTAAGCTGCTGCGCCGGTGTGCTGGGCTATGAGGCCGTGAAAATGTACACCGACGATTTTGCTAAAAAAGTCAAAAAAGGAAGCCCCGATGATGCTTAAAGCCGTATCGGCGGCGGCATTGCTATCGGCCGCCGCTGCCGGCCTGCTGTCGTGGTATCTGACCGATACCGCATGGCAGGCCAAGTGGGACGAAGCCGAACAAGGCCGTCTGAAAAAAGAAATCCAAACCGTTACCCAAACCGTCTACATCGAGCGCGAGGCGGCCGCCAAAACCGCCCAAGCCGATGCCAAAGGCCAAAAGGAGTTAGCCCATGCCCAAGCCGAAATCAAACGTCTGCGCGCTGATCTTGCTGCCGGCACTCGCCGCCTGCGCCGGCAAACCGCCTGCAGCACCGCCACAGAACATCAATCTGGCACCGATTCCCGCGTGGATTCAGAGCGGCCAGCCGAGCCGGCAGCAGGTGGAGGCGGAGTTGAGCAACATATTCTCAACGTCGCCGACCACGCCTTAACCGCCATCGCCCAGCGCGATGCCTGCGTGGACATCTTAAAATCAGACCGTGCCGTATTATCGGGAGACCCCCATGAACAAACATCTGACCGTTGATGATGCAGGCTTTGACCTGATCGCCCGCTGGGAAGGCAAGCGCAATCATGCCTATTTGGACAGCGTCGGCATCCCGACCATCGGCATCGGCTTTATCCGCTACACCTTGGGCGACAAGGCCGGACAGCGTGTGCAGGCAGGCGATTATTTAAGCGACGACGAAATCCGTGCCGAGTTTGCCAATCAGGTGAAAATTTATGAGGACGGGGTCAAAAACGCCGTTACCGCACCGCTGACCCAATCACAGCTTAATGCCTGCGTCAGCCTGTGCTACAACATCGGCGTGGCGGCGTTTGCCCGCTCAAGCGTCTGCCGCCTGCTCAACCAGCAGCGCTACCGTGCCGCCTGCAATGCCTTTGCCGCCTGGAACAAGGCGGGCGGGCGCACACTGCCCGGTTTGGCCAACCGCCGTGCCGCCGAGCAGCGGGAGTTTTTCCGCGACGGATAAACCGCCACTTGAAAAGCCACAGGCCGTCTGAAAGATTTTCAGACGGCCTGTTTTATTGCCTTAATCGGTTCAGCCAATCCAATCCCGCATAAATGTCAGCAGGATTTCGCGCTTGCTTTTCGGCAGCGCATCAAACAGACGCAAAAATTCAAGCTGCTCTTCGGAGTAGCTTTTGTATTGCGGCAACGGTTCGGCCAGCTTGATGGTAACGGGTTGGTAGACAACCCCCATTTCTCCCGTTCCCTTTGCCAGCCATTCAAAGCTGACATCCAGCACTTGGGCAATCCTTGACAGGTTCTCCGTGGTCGGGTCGGTTTTACCCGTTTCCCACTGGGTTACGCTCGTTTGATGGACGCCGATTTCATCGGCGAGCCATTGTTGAGACCTTTTTGCCGTTTTTCGCGCCAACTTAATTCTATTTCCAATCATAGCCTTATTTTAATAGATTAACTATTAGTCAAAAAAATAAGTATCGCTATTTGACTATTTTTAATAGTGATACTAATATTGCGGCATCGATAACCGCCGAGCAAAAGAATGAACAAACTTACGGATGCACGCAAGCGTAAGGGACTGACCCAGAAAGAATTAGCCGAGTTGGTTGGCTGCACCCAAACCAATATCAGCCATATCGAGCTGGGGAGACAGGTCCCGTCGCGCGAACTGGGGAAAAAATTAGCCGAAGTCTTGGAAATGGATGTATTGGACATCCTGTATCCCCCCAAGAATTAAATCTATCTGCATCCGGAGATGCTGTACCGACAGTATCTAGCGGATGCGGAGACGGCACAAATGACAAAACCATGAGGTATCACAAATGAGCCAATCCACCGATGTTTTCGAGCTTGCCCGCGCGGCGGCCTATGGCTACGGCATCCCAAAGCTGGCGGCCAAAATGGGCATCCAACCCGGCACGCTCTACAACAAACTTAATAACGATGAGGGCTGCGCACACCATAAGCTGACTCTGCAGGATTTAATCCAAATCATCAGTGTAACGGGCGACACCCGCCCGCTGGCCGGTTTGGCCGCGCTGTTTGATCACGCGCTCTATCCCTTATCGCCGCTAAACCGGATGTCGGACGATGCGTTGCTCGATCTGGTCAACCGCATTCAGATCAACGGCGGCGCAGCCGCGGCCACTTTGTCGGACGCGCTGGCCGACGGCAGGGTGGATGCGGGCGAATACGCGGCATTTGCCCAAGATTGCCGTCAATGGCTGTCGGCGATCATTACCTTAAAGCTGCGCTGCAAAGACATGGTGGTGGTGATCCATGAGCAACCGTCTGCCTGACTGCCTGCTCAAACAGGGGATTGTGCGCGTCAGCGACAATTTGGACGGCGGCTGTCTGAAACCGCAACCGCGCCTGCTGGCACAACTGTTTGGCGATGTTTTCGCGGATTACCTGCACAATAAGCCGCCCGCCAACACGGAAAGCGAGAAAACCGATGAAAACGACTGTATTTCTGGGCGCGCACATGGTGCTGAGCACCGATAAACAGCTGTATGCCATGCGCTTTACCTTCGACCGGTATGGCAATTTGAGCCTGATATTTGACAAACGCGGGATTCCGCTGACCGGTAAGACGGCGGTATTCGGCACAGATGATCTGCACATCAGGCTGACCATCCACCGAATCAGCAGACGGCGCACCCTGAACATCACTTTTTCGCTTCATACCGACACCCCGGCTGTTTTAACCGTTGAAAGAATAAGGGAAAAATCAAAATGAACCATTATCTGACACCCGCCGAACAGAAAAAACTGCTCGATACCGTCAAGCAGTTTGCCGACGAAAAAGCGCAACGGGATTATCACGCCGTATCGGCTTTAATCAATAGTGGCATGCGGATCGGCGAATTTTTACTGATTACGGTTGGAGATGCCTTGGCTGCGTTGGACAGCGGCTATCTCTACATACCCGCCGAAAACCGCAAGGGTGGCAAGCGGGATCACAGCATTTATCTAACCCAATCACTGCGCCGCGATTTATTCGGCCTGATTACGCTGCGCGGCAGCGATGATCCGCAGCACTATTTAATCGGCGGGCGTACCGACCAAGAGCCGATGACGGTGCGCAATATGCAGCTGCGCGTCAAATCGTGGGCGAAGCAGGCGGGCTTGGCCCATCTGAAAGTAACGCCGCATTTTTTCAGACATACCCACGCCATGAACATCATGCGCGGCAGCACCGCCAAAGAGCCGCTGCGCATCATCAAAGCGGCGCTGGGGCACCGCAATATCAATACTACGGCGATTTACACCGAAGCCAGCCGCGAAGAAGTGGCCGCCGCTTTAAACGAAATCGATAAAGGTCATGAAGGACGGATGACTTTGTCCAAATTGCGGTCTGAATACCGGCAAAGAAACACTCAAATACAAGGGAGATAAATGATGTATGCCGCCGACATGTTACAGCGCTACTCCCATGATGGTTTGGTTTATCGGGCATTTGATCATGCCGTGATCGCCGCTGCCGGCATGGTGGTGGCGGTGCCTTTGGTGCAGACGGCCGGCGTGCTCAAACATCTGGTCGACCAATCGCCCGTGCCTTGGCAGGAATTATGGGCGGTGCTCGATGCCGAGCCTGAAACGCAAGCCATGTTTGACCGCGATTTGTCCATCCCGCCCATTATCCACCGTTTAGGCTTGGCCGATACCGTTTTGGATGTGGCCAAACTGCCCGAATACCGCGCCACTGTGTTTATCCACCCCGAAACCGGGCTGCGCTTGGGCATCAGCAGCGACTACATCCATAAAACCAACAAGGCCAACAGATGAGCAACACCAATCCGGCAATCGCGCAATGGCTCAACCGCCTTAAAAGCGACATCGACATCCATCAGGTGGCCGAGCAGCTGGGCTTGCAGCGCGACGGCAGCCGCGGCAATTACCGCGCTCCCAACCGCGAAGACAAGCATCACAGCTTAAGCCTGCACAAGCAGGGGCAATACGGCCAAGGCTGGAAAGACCACGCCACCGGCGACGGCGGCAGCACCATCGATCTGGTGCTGTATGCCGGCGCGGCCGACAGCTTTATCGATGCCGCCAAACTGCTGGGCGATTGGTTCGGCCTGCCGATGCCGGTTACGCCGCAGAGTAAGCCGCGCCAACTGACCAAAATCGAGTTTATCGCGCAAAAATGCCGCCAGCAGCCCGATGCGGCCAATGATTATCTGATTTCACGCGGCATCAGCCTGGCCGTGATTGAAGCGGCCGTCAAACGCCGCACCATCGGCTACAACGACTGGACATCGCCCAAGCTGCCCGCCGGCCAGCCCGGCTACGGCGGCCCCGCCGCCGCCTTTATGGTCTACAACGGCAACGGCGAATGCGTGGCGGTCGATTTCCGCTATTTCGATGCGGATTTAAACGGCGGCGTGAAAACCCAATGCCAAGGCGAAAAAGACGGCTTTTATTGGACCAGCGACCCGCGCCGCTTGGCCGCCGCACGCAGCGTCTACATTGTCGAATCGCCGATAAACGCGCTCTCCATCGAAACCGCGCTGGCGCATTATCCGGGCTTTGCCTGTCTGGCCATACGCGGCGTGGCCAATACCCGCACCATCGACTGGGCGTTTTTACGCGGCAAAAAAGTCATTATCGCGCTGGATCACACCGATAAATATCAAGAAGCCAGCGGCAAACGCCCCGGTATGGCCGCCGCCTACGAACTCTACGACGCGCTGACCGCCGCCGACATCTCCGCCCGCATGGTCGATATGCTCGACTGGGAAGAGGGCGAGGACATCAACGATGTGCTGCAGGCATACGGCAAAGACGAGCTGCTATGCCGTCTGAAAAAGCTGGATCAGTGGCTGATCTGCGGCATGCCCAGCGTTAACGGCAACAATATGGACAAAGGCAAAGGCCGCCGCCGCGTATTTTTGCCCAGCCAAGACTGGAACATCTATTGGCGCTACCGCGTGATGGACGATTTCATGCAGTATGTCGACGAATTTAAAGACATCTACGACGACGACACTGGCGAAACCGACCGCCGCGAAACCTTGGGCGATTTATGCAGTTTCCGGCTGGCATCGTTAAGCCGCCTGAGCATTCAGAGCCATTTGTCCACCATCAACGGCACCAAAGACAGCCAGCCTGAAACGGTGTACGGCATTTCCGCCCAAACCCCGCGCGGCGGCGTGAAACTGCAGCGCGAAGTGATCAACGGCGACAAGATTTATAACCTCGACTGGTGGAAATCCAAATTCGGCATGATTTGGAAGCCTGCCCAATTCACACGGATGTTGACGATTATGGAACGCAGCGCGGATCTGGCCGCCAAAGACGTGGTCAATTTTGTCGGCTTGGCGTGGCGCGACGGCAAACTGGCCGCATTGGAAGGGCAGGATTGCTTTTTTGTTGAACCGCAAAAGCAGTGTCTCTACTACAACATGAGTTTCCCGCGCGGCAGCAACCAAGACGCGCAGCGCGTGGTGCAGGCTTATCAGGCCACCTTTAAGCAAAACGCCGCCGCCATCGCGCTGGTTTGGGCGCTCGGCTGCCATCTCAAAGCCGTGCTGGGCTTTTACCCGCATTTCCAAATGCAGGCGGAAAAAGGCTCGGGCAAATCCAAACTGCTGGAATCGCTGCAAGGCACGCTGGCGTTTCAGGTTTTGTCCGGCCAAATGCTCAAAACCGACCACCGCCGCCGCGCATCGGTGTCCTACACCTCGCACCCCGTCGGCTGGGACGAATACAGCAAACTGCCCAAAGGCGTGCTGACCGATATCGACGGCCTGCTGCAATCGACCTATCGCTTTGAGTTTACCCGCGTCGGCGCAGCCTTAACCCCTTATCTGATGTGCTCGCCGGTATTGCTCGCCGGCGAAGAAGTGGATGTGGCCAGCCTGCAATCCAAAATCTGCCGCAGCACGCTGTCGGTAAAAAAGCAGGGCGACATCATCGACCGCGATCTGCCGCAGTTCCCCGTGTGGCAATGGCTGCAATATTTGAGCCACGTCGAGCCTGCCCGTATCCGCGACCTGCACGGTCAATACCTGACATGGTGCCAGAGCAAAAGCCGCAGCGGCGACGGCGACGCCACCGCCAAGCGCATGATGGAAAACTATGCCGCCATCGCCACCGCATGGGCATTTCTGGCCGACTTCGCCGGCTTCCCCGTCGAGCAGGGCGGTTTCCTTGATGATCTGATGGTCGAGATGAACCAGCACTTAAGCGACACAGACGGCACCCGCCTGCCGTGGGTATGGATTATGGAGATTTTCCTTTCCGAACTCGAAGCCAAACGTTTCGACCACCCTTATTGTTGGGACAGAATCAACGGCAAATGGGCACTGCTCACGCGCCCCAACTACATCATGGACCACATCAGCAGCAGCAATCATTTGCGCGACAAATTCAACGCGCTGCCGATTAAAACCGGCCGTATTTTCAAGCAGCAATTGATGGCCAGCGGCGTCGTAATGACCGGCCACGAAGACGTCGAACGCATGATCGGCGGCCGCCGCACCGCCCACTTAACCGCCATCTCGCTGGATGCGCTGGAAAAACTCGGCCTGTATGCCACTCCGTGGGTGCCGAGTGTAAGAGAAGACGTTTATTGAACAGACGGATAGGCCGTCTGAAAACCAACCATAGGAGACTGAAAAATGATTACAAATTATGATGACCTTGAACTTTTAGCGTGGATGACGTTGGGGTTTAACGAAGAAGCAGCGATTGAACTGATGAATGCTGCGACTGATCCCGAAGAAGAGTTTAAATATGATATTGATGCAGAGTTGGAGAAAAGATACGGCTGCTCCTTCCATCAATTTACCGAATTGATTGAAGCATTATTGCCCATGACCCCGATCGCGGAAAGCATGATAACCGGTGACAGATACCACGCCTTTATCGGCAAGGACGGTTGCGCCATTGTCAAAATCGATGCTTAACCGAAAAGGAGCCATCATGGACCGCGCCCAACGCCGCGCCGCCAAATATCAAAAAGCGCAGCCGGCCAAAACCTACCGCCTGCATAAAGCTGTATTGATACCGCCTAAAACCGTGCTGATGCAGGTGGCCTTTACCCAGATTGAACATCCGCATGACCGCATCCGCGAGCTGGCACAAGACGTGGAAATCATGCACCGGCTGAATGAAAAACGCGAAGTAGTACCTGTTTGATTTTTCTGGAAGGCAAAAAGATGAAAAAATTTGATTTAACCGCCGCGCTCAACGGCAAGGCTGTCCGTCTGCAAAACGGCAATAAGGCCTTTGTAAAATTCAATATACCGAACTCTGATTTTTTAGTCGGCTACTACGAAAACGATGATAACTTTCTCGTCTGCACCTGGATTAAAGGCGGCCTGAACTCTGCCGGCAAAGAAGACTTAAATATCGTTGGTATGTATCCTGAAACCGTTTTAATCGGCGAAATCAAAGTGCCGATGCCCGAGCAGGAACCGTTGGAAAACGGCACAATTTATTTTTTGCCGAATCTGGAAAGTTTCCGCTTTCCGAAAGAAAAATTATGGGGAGAGTTCACACAAGACGATCATGATTATTTAAAAGCCAATCTGATTCACACAAGCCGCCACGCAGCGGTAGTTCATGCACAGGCATTAATCGAAATAACGGGAGGAAAAATGTTTTATGGCTGATAAAAAATAATCGGTTACGTAAAATGCAATCCAAAAAAACCAAACCGCAACGCACAGGCTCTGGTTTATGAAAGGAATTTAAATGAATAAATCTTAAGAAAGACGGCTGACCAGTTGGTGCGTCAACACCGCCTGGCCCAGCTTCCGCAGAGATGGCCTGCATCAGCCCAAGGCCGTCACCCGATCAGGCGGCCTGATTCTAACCCGATTTTGAGGAATCAGCCAAATGCAGAAACCCAAAAGCATGCTGGAATTACGCTGCCCAAGATGTGCTAAACTTTTAGGAAGAGCAGCAAAAAACGCACGCATCGAAATCAAATGCCCGCGTTGCAGCTATCTGGCATCGTTTAACTAACCCGAACGCCCGTGAGCGTCTTTTTCAAAGAAAGGACGTCTCAATGGGCGTTTTAACGTATAAACCCTTGCCGTTAATTCCTTGGATGGGCGGCAAGCGCCGTTTGGCCAAACATATTTTGCCGCTGTTTCCCGAGCACCAATGCTATGTCGAGTTGTTCGCCGGCGGTGCCGCACTGTTTTTTTTGCGTGAGCAGCCCGCCAAAGCCGAAGTGCTTAACGACATTAACGGCGATCTGGTCAATCTCTACCGCGTGGTGCAACACCACTTCGACGAGTTCATCCGCCAGTTCGATTTCACGCTGACCAGCCGCGAATATTTCAGACAACTGCAGCAAACCCCGCCTGCCACACTCACCGATATTCAGCGTGCCGCGCGTTTTTTCTACCTGCAACACACCGCATTCGGGGCAAAACCAATAGACCAGCATTTCGGCACGGCCACCACCGGCAAAGCCTTCAACCCTGCCACCGTGCGCCAAAAGCTCGCAGCGGCGCAGCAGCGGCTCGGCGGCGTGTATATTGAAAACGAGCCGTGGCAGGCCTGTCTGAAACGCTACGACCGCCCGCATACCTTTTTCTACGCCGACCCGCCATACTGGCAGACCGCAGGCTACACGCACGATTTCGCCTGGGAAGAATACGAGCGGCTGGCCGAAGAGATGGGGCGCATTCAGGGCAAGATGATGCTGTCGATTAACGACCACCCCGACATTCTTGCGTTATTCAAGCCGTTCAACATTGTCCGCTTGGAGCTGGCTTATTCCGTCGGCAGGGATAAAACCCAGCGGCCAAGCGGCGAGCTGGTGATCTGTAATTACTGACAAGCAAGACCGTCTGAAAATGTTCCGTTTCAGACGGCCTTTTTCCAATCCCAAACTTCGCTTTTCCTGCCGTTTTGCTTTGGCCGCCCGCCCGCATTCTGCCGCCGGTTAGGGCAAAAAAGCCGCGAAAACGCACTTTTTGCCGAAAGGTTCGCGCAGTTTTGAAAAAAATCCGTGGATTTTTCCGTGGATTTTATCCAACCTTTTGATTTTAAATAAAACAGCTTCCACAATTTCGCCTTTTTATCCACGGATTTTTTTTCAAATCCACAAAATGCCGCTTTTTTCCACATCGGCCTTTTTCGCCGGCTGCCGCCTTTTATTTATATTTATTTAATATTTTCAAAAAGATAAAGATAAATAAAGCGGAGAAAAAGGGAAAGCGGCCATCCACGGAAATTCAGACTGCCTAAAAAATCATCCACGGAATCGCAGCCGCCATCCACGGGATTTGGTGGAAATAAAATCCAGCATATTCAAAAACTTGATGTTAAAATTCCGCCATCCACAATTTCACGGCCTTTTTTGCCCCTGCTTCCCGAAAATGGACAAAATTTTTGAAGATTTCCTGCTGTTCAAAGCCGCCAACGACGGCTGCAAACCGCGCACCATTGCCGCCTACCGCGATACCTTAAACCGCTTTTCCCAATGGCTCGCCGGCAAAAACCCGCTGACGGTATCGGCCGACGAATTGGCTGTATTCACCGGCCCCTATCTGCACAAAAAAGGCCTGAAAGCCGTTTCCCGCAAGCCACATATTTCCTGCCTGCGCGAGTTTTACGCCTACACAGGCCGTCTGAAATTGAGCGATGACGCACTTTCAGGCAGCCTGAACTATCCCAAAACCGGCAGCCCGCTGCCGCGCGTGATGACCTTGGACAGCGCCGAAAAACTGATGTGGCAGCCCGATCTGTCCAGTTTCGACGGTCTGCGCGATGCCGCGATTTTGTCCATCCTCCTCGGCTGCGGCCTGCGGATCAGCGGTTTGGCCGCCTTAAACCGCAGCAATCTCATCACCGCCATCGACCAAGGCGAACCGCGCCTGCTGCTGCGCACCACCGAAAAAGGCGACAAAACCCGCCAGCTGCCCGTTCCGCGCGAAACCGAAATGCTGCTGCGGGTTTACCTTGAGCATCCCGAACTGCAAACCATCGACACCCTGCTGCCCGACGGCGATCACGTCCTGTTTGTCAGCACCCGCAACCGCAACTGCCCCGAATACCTGTATCACGGTGAACGCCGCCGCCTAAGCACCCGGGCCATCGCCAAAATGATCCGCAAACGCGGCTTGGCCGCCGGCATTCCCACCGACCAACTCCACCCCCACGCCATGCGCCACCTGTTCGGCACCGAGCTGGAGGAGAGCGACATCAGCCACCGTGTAACCCAAGACCTGCTCGGCCATGCCGACCCCAAGTCCACCAAGATATACGTTCATCTGGCCACCCGAAAACTGTTCCGCGATCTCGACCGCGCCAACCCCTTGGCCAAAATCAAAACGCCCGCCAGCGATTTGCTCGACAGCCTGATCCGCAAATAAAAAGCCGCTTTCAGGTTCCCTTTGGTTCTTACAAAGCATAGAGTGCGAACCTTGCCCTTTACGTTTTACAAGGGTTTCAGATGGTCTGCAAATTAGCCTTAAGAACGGGCTAAAACAAACAGGTTCTTACAACGGCAACACTTCGCACTGCATCAAAAAGCGAAGTGTAACAACGGAAACACAAGCAAGACAGGAGCATGAACGATATGGAAAAGCGAAGTCAGACAGCGGAAAATGCACACGCAAACAGGGTGGGGGCTCGGCAACCTTCCCCCGCCGCCCCCGCTCCGGGGGGTGGGTACCCGGAAATCTACACATTTTCAGAACCGGCCTTAAGGCCGTCTGAAAATCGCGCGGCGACCGCACCCGAAAAAGACCCCCGCCTACAACAGCTGCGCGAAATCGGACTGAACCACATCTGGCAGAAAGTGGCTGCCGAAATCGGCTACGACAATTTTATAAAAATGTGGCAGATACTAGGGAGCTACGACGAGATAAAGCGGCCAGATGGCGGCATACTAGTCACGCTCAGAGCCTACAGATCGCAAGAGCGGTATCAGCGCGACAGATTTGGGATTTTAGTGAAACAAAAATACGGCGGCAGGCAGGCTGCGAGAAGAATCGAGAGCCAGTTGTGTGAAAAAGTCGGTACATCTCACATATCACGGGTGGAAAATAGGATTAAAATCTCAAAATGAAGACAGCAATTGTATATGCCCGCGTCAGCACCACACGCCAAGCCGATGACGGCGTGTCGATTGATGCTCAAATCGAAATTTGCCACAAAAAGGCTGCAGAGCTTGGCGCTATTGTCGTCCGAGTTTATCGAGACGATGGCGTGACAGGTACGTCTGCATTAAAGAGACACGCCTTTCAACGAGCAATTAACCACTGCACCGTAAATGAAATCGACTACTTTATTGCATGGTCAACGTCCAGATTTGCACGAAATAAAATCGATGCGGCAAGCTACAAGCAAATCCTGAAAGAGTCTGGCACGCAGCTTGTCTACGCCAGTATGAATATCGATAGCACCACGGACGAAGGATGGTTCACTGAGTCAATCATGGAAATTATTGACGAACATGTGTCACGGCAGATCAGCAGGGATACGCGTCGGGCGATGATCAAAAACGCCGAAGGAGGTTTTTATAACGGCGGCCGTCCGCCTTTTGGCTTCAAAGTTGCCCAAGATGGCAAGCGTCGTCGCCTAATGCCGGATCACGACGAAGTGCCGTTGATA
Proteins encoded:
- a CDS encoding phage tail protein; this encodes MIYYSQAQHTFFDDQIHDSVPDDAQAITAEQHRQLLDALNYGHAIAEDLTVHPRPSPAHQWQPESQSWKLDPARAAVLAAEQLAQAKTAKLAALNAAAQAYIDRAAGIDQLPDFEVRTWTLQALEAKAWAADNSAATPTLDTIAAARSIPPDILKQKALAKALAYEQLTATVVGLRQAIETRIKQAADMAELEAIEFAFGTGGDAEAET
- a CDS encoding lysis system i-spanin subunit Rz; this translates as MMLKAVSAAALLSAAAAGLLSWYLTDTAWQAKWDEAEQGRLKKEIQTVTQTVYIEREAAAKTAQADAKGQKELAHAQAEIKRLRADLAAGTRRLRRQTACSTATEHQSGTDSRVDSERPAEPAAGGGGVEQHILNVADHALTAIAQRDACVDILKSDRAVLSGDPHEQTSDR
- a CDS encoding lysozyme, with the translated sequence MNKHLTVDDAGFDLIARWEGKRNHAYLDSVGIPTIGIGFIRYTLGDKAGQRVQAGDYLSDDEIRAEFANQVKIYEDGVKNAVTAPLTQSQLNACVSLCYNIGVAAFARSSVCRLLNQQRYRAACNAFAAWNKAGGRTLPGLANRRAAEQREFFRDG
- a CDS encoding helix-turn-helix domain-containing protein, which produces MIGNRIKLARKTAKRSQQWLADEIGVHQTSVTQWETGKTDPTTENLSRIAQVLDVSFEWLAKGTGEMGVVYQPVTIKLAEPLPQYKSYSEEQLEFLRLFDALPKSKREILLTFMRDWIG
- a CDS encoding helix-turn-helix transcriptional regulator; protein product: MNKLTDARKRKGLTQKELAELVGCTQTNISHIELGRQVPSRELGKKLAEVLEMDVLDILYPPKN
- a CDS encoding phage regulatory CII family protein is translated as MSQSTDVFELARAAAYGYGIPKLAAKMGIQPGTLYNKLNNDEGCAHHKLTLQDLIQIISVTGDTRPLAGLAALFDHALYPLSPLNRMSDDALLDLVNRIQINGGAAAATLSDALADGRVDAGEYAAFAQDCRQWLSAIITLKLRCKDMVVVIHEQPSA
- a CDS encoding tyrosine-type recombinase/integrase → MNHYLTPAEQKKLLDTVKQFADEKAQRDYHAVSALINSGMRIGEFLLITVGDALAALDSGYLYIPAENRKGGKRDHSIYLTQSLRRDLFGLITLRGSDDPQHYLIGGRTDQEPMTVRNMQLRVKSWAKQAGLAHLKVTPHFFRHTHAMNIMRGSTAKEPLRIIKAALGHRNINTTAIYTEASREEVAAALNEIDKGHEGRMTLSKLRSEYRQRNTQIQGR
- a CDS encoding toprim domain-containing protein gives rise to the protein MSNTNPAIAQWLNRLKSDIDIHQVAEQLGLQRDGSRGNYRAPNREDKHHSLSLHKQGQYGQGWKDHATGDGGSTIDLVLYAGAADSFIDAAKLLGDWFGLPMPVTPQSKPRQLTKIEFIAQKCRQQPDAANDYLISRGISLAVIEAAVKRRTIGYNDWTSPKLPAGQPGYGGPAAAFMVYNGNGECVAVDFRYFDADLNGGVKTQCQGEKDGFYWTSDPRRLAAARSVYIVESPINALSIETALAHYPGFACLAIRGVANTRTIDWAFLRGKKVIIALDHTDKYQEASGKRPGMAAAYELYDALTAADISARMVDMLDWEEGEDINDVLQAYGKDELLCRLKKLDQWLICGMPSVNGNNMDKGKGRRRVFLPSQDWNIYWRYRVMDDFMQYVDEFKDIYDDDTGETDRRETLGDLCSFRLASLSRLSIQSHLSTINGTKDSQPETVYGISAQTPRGGVKLQREVINGDKIYNLDWWKSKFGMIWKPAQFTRMLTIMERSADLAAKDVVNFVGLAWRDGKLAALEGQDCFFVEPQKQCLYYNMSFPRGSNQDAQRVVQAYQATFKQNAAAIALVWALGCHLKAVLGFYPHFQMQAEKGSGKSKLLESLQGTLAFQVLSGQMLKTDHRRRASVSYTSHPVGWDEYSKLPKGVLTDIDGLLQSTYRFEFTRVGAALTPYLMCSPVLLAGEEVDVASLQSKICRSTLSVKKQGDIIDRDLPQFPVWQWLQYLSHVEPARIRDLHGQYLTWCQSKSRSGDGDATAKRMMENYAAIATAWAFLADFAGFPVEQGGFLDDLMVEMNQHLSDTDGTRLPWVWIMEIFLSELEAKRFDHPYCWDRINGKWALLTRPNYIMDHISSSNHLRDKFNALPIKTGRIFKQQLMASGVVMTGHEDVERMIGGRRTAHLTAISLDALEKLGLYATPWVPSVREDVY
- a CDS encoding Com family DNA-binding transcriptional regulator, which translates into the protein MLELRCPRCAKLLGRAAKNARIEIKCPRCSYLASFN